CGGGCAGATCGCCGATCAACTGGCTGGACGCAGTCTAAAGCAAATCTCCAAAGTTTTAACAGATTTAGAGAGCTTTGAAACAGAATCTGAGAAGTGATAACCTGAAGAGTTTTTTTGAAACCACTCCAAAAGTTCCGGGAGGATCGGATTACACCGGGATCACCGATGCAATCCGAATTAGGGAATCGTGTTAGGGGCGATTACTTTTTCTTGGTCTGAAGATCCCAGTTTTTTTCGTTCTTTCCTGAATTCACGGTAAACGTAAGCGTCGTTTTCGCGTTGAATTCCGGAGGTAGAGATTCCTCAATCCAATCGCCCGAAGGACCGCTGCCCGGACCTTCTTTATTGATGGTTTTCGGTTTTCTTCGAGGTCGGGGAACTCGAATTTCCACTTTGCTGGCGCCGATGGGCACTAGACAGAGATAAGCCCCCTTCTTCAACGTATCCCCGGCGGATGGAGATTTGCCATCCTGGGGGATAAAGCTGATGGAAGCACCGTCCGCAGGAATTTCTCCGTCAACGGTTACCACTCCTGTAACCTCCGCGAGATTGGATTCTTTTGCACATCCGGTGATTAAGCCGATTGCTAAAAGAAGTGTGGCGACTCTCAGAAGTCGCCTAGAGGAATTTCCTGGATTAAAATGATCAACCATCCGTTCCAGTCTCCCCACCTGCCATGGATCCCAATGCCGCCCAGGTTTGTGCGGCGATTGAATTGGTGAAGAAACGAACACTACCATCGGCCATCGCAGCGTTCACACCACCCGTATGTCGACTGCGTGCGGCGGCCCGTTGGGGGAAGCCGAGTGCTACGGGCATTAGGGGATCACCATTTTGCTGGAAATAGGAAGCGCTACTGACCAGATCGGGCGCTGTGGAATTCGGAGTGGTCAGAGTATGGAAGCGGAAAAATCCATCGTCATTGTGGATGTCTCCCCGCCAGTCGTCATCATTAGGATCCTTTGCGATCAGGCCTTCTGAAAACAAAAGGGTATTCGAAGTACCATCCGTTATACTGGCGAAATTAACGATTCCTGGCGTGGCTCGGTTCCCACCGATGTGATAGAAGGGGCCAAAATTTCCCGAAGTGGCCGTCCCAGTGGGAGGCGCGGCCGTGTCATCATAATAGGCGTTACCCCAGTTCACCATGTAGTTGCCGCGGGTGCGCTGGTAATAACCGGTATTCTGGTCGATGACGCCATTGTCGCTCGGGCAGAGATAGATCGGAACATGCTGGCCACACAGACCATTCAGTGTGTTACCAATCGTTCCGGGCGGATTGTAGAACGGCTGCGTCAGATCGTTCTTCGAAGCCATGGCATTCTGTTCTACGAAGGCCCAGAGATACATTACCCAGGTCTGACGTGGGGAGTTGCAGGAGCCTAACGGAAACTTCCCTGTAGCATCGTGGAAGTTGTGAGTGGCCAGCGCCCACTGTTTCAGATTATTCGAGCATTTCATGCGCGCCGCCGCTTCGCGGACCTTCTGAACGGCGGGTAGCAACAAGCCAATAAGGATAGCAATGATCGCGATGACTACGAGAAGTTCTATCAAAGTGAATGCTTTGTGACTTCTCTTAACGAATAGTGGCATGGAGAGAGCCTCTAAAAAGAAAAGAATAGGATCTGATGATATTAACAGCTTCCGGAAATTCCGCTAGTAGAATATGCCCCCTTTCGAATTTTTATTCGCGTTGTCTGTAATGAAAAAATTGTACGGATTAGAATTTACAGCCAGTTTGCTCTAAATTGTGTGGTATGCCGTCGAAATTAGCTAAGGAAGTACTCAAATTAGTTGAGTTGAACTGAAGTTGGATTGCTTGG
The genomic region above belongs to Telmatocola sphagniphila and contains:
- a CDS encoding DUF1559 domain-containing protein — translated: MPLFVKRSHKAFTLIELLVVIAIIAILIGLLLPAVQKVREAAARMKCSNNLKQWALATHNFHDATGKFPLGSCNSPRQTWVMYLWAFVEQNAMASKNDLTQPFYNPPGTIGNTLNGLCGQHVPIYLCPSDNGVIDQNTGYYQRTRGNYMVNWGNAYYDDTAAPPTGTATSGNFGPFYHIGGNRATPGIVNFASITDGTSNTLLFSEGLIAKDPNDDDWRGDIHNDDGFFRFHTLTTPNSTAPDLVSSASYFQQNGDPLMPVALGFPQRAAARSRHTGGVNAAMADGSVRFFTNSIAAQTWAALGSMAGGETGTDG